From a single Erpetoichthys calabaricus chromosome 1, fErpCal1.3, whole genome shotgun sequence genomic region:
- the LOC114667211 gene encoding zona pellucida sperm-binding protein 3-like isoform X1 — protein MWCKDKGQIAVVLLLFFFCDAFAQPRFKGRKVMAKHQQPAVVEYFEPRAGASQTVTAQCTDSEVIVTISPDLLGIQKPVQPSDLSMGGCGVTSLAGAQPFVIEAPLQGCGSTVEMQGAEIVYTFTLDYNPSPIDGLPIVRTNPAVVQIECQYNRLHNVSSNALNPTWVPYTSTISAEDILGFSLVIMSSDWSGPSSSNTFFLGDLINLQASVDNSNHVPLRVFVDNCVATPGSNASAPAYTFIGNSGCFLDSQLTGSNSQYVSPRVAQSVLQFQLDAFRFYGLTTSSIFITCRLKVTLASANVDPLNKDCSYNSALSQWTSVDGNNAVCSCCDTSCASPPPFRRGSSAPRYRPRRASGVRVPVGWEETISVGPFYLEQVSPLSSVSQSLAGEQDKTTSGFQASILGAVGVLAVSCVAVLLFVYRKANGTANTNKF, from the exons ATGTGGTGTAAAGATAAGGGTCAGATAGCCGTTGTGttgcttctctttttcttctgcgATGCTTTTGCTCAGCCCCGTTTCAAAGGACGGAAGGTTATGGCAAAGCACCAGCAGCCCGCGGTCGTGGAATATTTTGAGCCGAGAGCTGGCGCTTCGCAGACCGTAACCGCTCAGTGCACCGACAGTGAGGTGATCGTCACCATCAGTCCGGACTTGCTGGGCATCCAAAAGCCGGTCCAGCCTTCTGATCTTTCCATGGGTGGATGTGGAGTCACCAGCCTGGCCGGTGCTCAGCCCTTTGTGATCGAAGCGCCTCTGCAGGGCTGTGGGAGCACCGTGGAG ATGCAGGGTGCTGAGATAGTGTACACCTTCACCCTCGACTACAATCCTTCTCCAATTGATGGTCTTCCCATTGTAAGAACCAATCCAGCTGTGGTGCAGATTGAATGCCAATACAACAG GCTCCACAATGTAAGCAGCAATGCCTTAAACCCCACTTGGGTTCCCTACACCTCCACAATCTCTGCTGAGGATATTCTGGGCTTCTCGCTGGTTATAATGAGCA GTGACTGGAGTGGGCCAAGTTCATCCAACACCTTCTTCCTAGGAGACCTCATTAACCTTCAAGCGTCTGTAGACAACTCTAACCATGTGCCTCTCCGTGTCTTTGTGGACAACTGTGTGGCCACTCCTGGGTCCAATGCATCAGCTCCAGCCTACACCTTCATTGGGAATAGTGG GTGTTTCTTAGATAGCCAACTGACAGGCTCCAATTCCCAGTACGTGTCCCCCAGAGTTGCCCAGTCTGTATTGCAGTTCCAGCTAGATGCCTTCAGGTTTTATGGCCTGACTACTAGTTCA ATCTTCATTACATGCCGTCTGAAGGTGACCTTGGCATCAGCTAATGTTGATCCTCTGAATAAGGATTGTTCATACAACTCTGCACTGAGCCA GTGGACCTCAGTGGATGGGAACAATGCTGTCTGTAGCTGCTGTGACACCAGCTGTGCCAGCCCCCCTCCCTTCAGGAGGGGCTCTAGTGCCCCCAGATACAGACCCAGGAGAGCAA GTGGAGTGAGGGTCCCAGTTGGATGGGAGGAGACCATTTCTGTTGGCCCTTTCTATCTGGAGCAGGTCTCTCCTTTGTCTTCTGTATCACAGTCCCTGGCTGGTGAGCAAGATAAAACTACTTCAG GATTCCAAGCTTCCATCCTTGGAGCTGTTGGTGTCTTGGCTGTCTCCTGTGTGGCTGTACTGTTatttgtatacagaaaagcaaaTGGAACTGCTAATACCAATAAATTTTAA